The Halorhabdus sp. BNX81 genome includes a region encoding these proteins:
- a CDS encoding nickel-dependent hydrogenase large subunit, translated as MPEITINPTTRIEGHHATTLDVEDGVVQDAKSHMEMFRGIESVTLERPPSAVPDITGKVCGVCFTCHRLTSSRAVEDAAMAAGVFDGVPRNAHLLRDAMEGIFYLWNHTIHLYALAGPDYSDAVAGTGLTRLDPMEGEGYLEAMDHQRTLMQAFAEFGGRVPNSLTYVPGGMSANPDASTIQSVKDHVASVSEWIGPTDAVPEVIENVRNGEFEPSVGAGLHDLVGLLYAAAEEGAAEYGVGPRRYYSNGVFRLPEREEFLFKRGIYRDGSIEPQTKAEILDAITESTAHSWYTDDSAGRPASAKPPEPAPGKDGAYSWGKAPRYEGQPMEVGPLARLVISDIDPFDLRAELGGASAASNTLNRLIARTQEILLVRDNVLGLLDAIEPGDPFTAEWDDDFDGQGVSLFEASRGALSHWADVRNGQINQYQIVTPTLWNMGPRDSDDTPGPLESALVGMEVEDVETPLDVMRTIRSMDPCLACSVHLQTPTGEYETVLEPATPGAVGKETTNTSEDTDVMDKSAKSDATNESGGKITDDR; from the coding sequence ATGCCGGAGATAACGATCAATCCGACGACGCGTATCGAGGGCCATCACGCGACGACACTCGATGTCGAGGACGGCGTCGTACAGGACGCAAAGAGCCACATGGAAATGTTCCGTGGCATCGAGTCGGTCACGCTCGAACGCCCCCCGTCAGCTGTCCCGGATATCACGGGAAAGGTCTGTGGTGTCTGTTTTACCTGTCACAGACTGACCTCCTCGCGGGCGGTTGAAGACGCCGCGATGGCGGCCGGCGTCTTCGACGGCGTCCCGCGGAACGCCCATCTCCTCCGGGATGCGATGGAGGGGATCTTCTACTTGTGGAACCATACGATCCATCTCTACGCGCTGGCCGGGCCGGACTACAGCGATGCCGTCGCAGGAACTGGCCTGACGCGCCTCGATCCCATGGAAGGCGAGGGCTATCTGGAAGCGATGGACCACCAGCGCACGCTGATGCAGGCTTTCGCCGAGTTCGGCGGTCGCGTTCCGAATTCGCTGACCTACGTACCGGGGGGGATGTCCGCCAATCCCGACGCCTCGACCATTCAGTCGGTCAAAGACCACGTCGCGTCGGTCAGCGAGTGGATCGGCCCGACTGACGCTGTCCCCGAGGTGATCGAGAACGTCCGAAACGGGGAGTTCGAGCCATCGGTCGGTGCTGGACTCCATGACCTCGTCGGGCTGTTGTATGCTGCCGCCGAGGAAGGTGCGGCGGAGTACGGCGTCGGTCCCCGTCGGTACTATTCAAACGGCGTGTTCCGCCTCCCCGAACGTGAAGAGTTCCTCTTCAAGCGCGGGATCTACCGCGACGGGTCGATCGAACCACAGACCAAAGCGGAGATCCTCGACGCGATCACCGAAAGTACGGCCCACTCGTGGTACACCGATGATTCGGCTGGCCGTCCCGCTTCGGCCAAACCGCCCGAACCCGCCCCCGGGAAGGACGGGGCCTATTCGTGGGGAAAAGCACCGCGCTACGAGGGCCAGCCCATGGAAGTCGGTCCCCTGGCACGGCTCGTGATCTCGGATATCGATCCCTTCGACTTGCGGGCGGAGTTGGGCGGGGCGAGCGCGGCGAGTAATACGCTCAACCGTCTTATCGCCCGTACCCAGGAGATCCTGCTCGTTCGGGACAACGTTCTGGGACTGCTTGATGCGATCGAGCCCGGCGACCCCTTCACAGCCGAGTGGGACGACGACTTTGACGGGCAGGGCGTCAGTCTGTTCGAAGCCTCCCGGGGCGCACTCTCACACTGGGCCGATGTCCGGAACGGACAGATCAATCAGTACCAGATCGTCACGCCGACGCTGTGGAACATGGGGCCTCGCGATAGCGACGATACCCCAGGGCCGCTCGAATCGGCGCTGGTCGGCATGGAGGTCGAGGACGTGGAGACGCCCCTGGACGTGATGCGGACGATCCGATCGATGGACCCGTGTCTGGCCTGCTCCGTCCACCTTCAGACGCCGACCGGCGAGTACGAGACAGTCCTCGAACCGGCTACGCCGGGGGCCGTCGGCAAGGAGACAACCAACACGTCTGAGGACACCGACGTGATGGATAAATCCGCGAAATCGGACGCGACGAACGAATCTGGTGGCAAAATCACGGACGACCGATGA
- a CDS encoding hydrogenase maturation protease produces MTLFDEDESDVAVVGVGNAIMGDDGVGGRVIRALQDRADELTDGVRLSDAGTTGMLALEAMSGCERAIVVDAISADGEPGSIYRYELTDGSFDGQAPPISMHDVSFCEGLSAGRNAYELPAEILVIGVEPARIELSVELSETVAERVPEIVDLILRELDREPVDESVVRA; encoded by the coding sequence ATGACGTTGTTCGATGAGGACGAGTCGGACGTGGCGGTCGTCGGCGTCGGTAACGCGATCATGGGCGATGACGGTGTCGGCGGGCGAGTGATCCGCGCACTACAGGACCGCGCCGACGAACTGACTGATGGAGTTCGCCTGTCTGACGCTGGCACGACTGGCATGCTCGCCCTTGAAGCGATGAGCGGCTGTGAGCGGGCGATCGTGGTCGACGCTATCAGCGCCGATGGCGAACCGGGCTCGATCTATCGTTATGAGCTCACAGACGGAAGTTTCGACGGCCAAGCCCCGCCGATTTCGATGCACGATGTTTCCTTCTGTGAGGGCCTCTCAGCCGGCCGGAACGCATACGAATTGCCCGCGGAGATCCTGGTGATCGGCGTCGAGCCTGCACGCATCGAGCTATCCGTCGAATTGAGCGAGACGGTCGCCGAACGGGTGCCCGAAATCGTCGACCTGATCCTTCGGGAACTGGACCGCGAGCCAGTCGACGAATCGGTGGTCCGGGCGTGA
- a CDS encoding ABC transporter permease subunit: MSWQVVARKDFHDAIRSRMFWALAAIFGVFSVAVAGFFGYYTDGMMETLPMLEDVGLGLVVFVSSPVSLFVTLVGVIICHKSIIGERESGSLRILLSLPHTRGDVVFGKIVGRSGVLLIPAIASLILGVAVGGVMTGTAPVVPAAVLILGMILLSVTYVSLIVGMSAVADSAGVATAVAVGYFIVFELTWGLIFSLIQQIVLEGSPEWMYIVLRLPPSNAFSELLNVALATLTDYPSEMVGANSIDTFYGTPVTALLILLFWLVVPAAIGYWQFSRADL, encoded by the coding sequence ATGAGCTGGCAAGTCGTCGCCCGCAAGGACTTCCATGACGCGATCCGATCGCGGATGTTCTGGGCGCTTGCAGCAATCTTCGGCGTCTTCTCCGTCGCCGTTGCCGGTTTCTTCGGCTACTACACGGACGGGATGATGGAGACGTTACCCATGCTAGAGGACGTGGGCCTGGGACTGGTCGTGTTTGTCTCCTCTCCTGTTTCGCTGTTTGTCACGCTCGTCGGTGTGATCATTTGTCATAAGTCGATCATCGGCGAGCGAGAGAGCGGCAGCCTACGGATCCTGTTGTCGCTACCGCACACTCGCGGCGATGTCGTGTTCGGCAAGATCGTGGGCCGAAGCGGTGTATTGCTCATCCCGGCCATTGCGTCGCTGATACTCGGTGTCGCGGTTGGCGGCGTCATGACCGGGACGGCACCGGTCGTTCCGGCCGCCGTGTTGATCCTCGGCATGATCTTGTTGAGCGTGACATACGTAAGCCTCATCGTTGGGATGTCAGCTGTGGCCGATTCCGCGGGAGTCGCAACGGCCGTCGCCGTTGGATATTTCATTGTCTTCGAACTCACGTGGGGCCTGATATTCTCTCTGATCCAACAGATCGTCCTGGAGGGCAGTCCTGAATGGATGTATATCGTGCTGCGACTCCCGCCGAGCAACGCATTTAGTGAGCTTCTCAACGTGGCCCTCGCCACGCTGACTGACTATCCGTCGGAAATGGTGGGGGCAAACAGTATCGACACGTTCTATGGGACGCCCGTGACGGCACTGCTCATCCTGTTGTTCTGGCTCGTCGTCCCGGCAGCCATCGGCTACTGGCAGTTCTCGCGGGCGGACCTCTGA
- a CDS encoding ABC transporter ATP-binding protein encodes MTAIETNGLRKRYGDDILALDGIDLRIEEGEIFGFLGPNGAGKSTTINILLDFVRPTNGSATVLGMDAQDQSQEIRRRTGVLPEGYQIYERLTGRYHIEFVAESKGVDINPDEILSRVGLADAADRKAGGYSKGMQQRLTLGMALVGDPDLLILDEPSTGLDPSGVRDVREIVHEEADRGTTVFFSSHILSQVEAVCDRVGILRQGELVAVDTVDGLRDSVGAETTLRVTVQGLTDDAREAVRALEGVSDLQVEGETLIASVSDGAKTSVITTLESEGVSVADFSTEEADLEQLFMSYTGGETA; translated from the coding sequence ATGACAGCCATCGAAACGAACGGATTACGAAAGCGCTATGGAGACGATATTCTCGCCCTCGACGGAATCGATCTCCGCATCGAGGAAGGCGAGATATTCGGCTTCCTCGGACCCAACGGGGCAGGGAAGTCCACCACGATCAACATCCTGCTGGACTTCGTCCGGCCGACGAACGGATCCGCGACAGTGCTTGGCATGGATGCACAGGACCAATCCCAGGAGATCCGTCGCCGGACGGGTGTCCTTCCGGAAGGATATCAGATTTACGAGCGGTTGACCGGACGATATCACATCGAGTTCGTCGCCGAATCGAAAGGTGTCGATATCAATCCCGACGAGATACTCTCACGAGTCGGCCTGGCCGACGCCGCCGATCGAAAGGCCGGCGGCTACTCCAAAGGGATGCAACAGCGCCTGACACTCGGGATGGCACTGGTCGGTGATCCAGACCTGCTCATTCTCGACGAACCGTCGACGGGGCTCGATCCATCAGGCGTTCGAGACGTGCGTGAGATCGTCCACGAGGAGGCGGATCGTGGGACAACGGTGTTTTTCTCCAGTCACATTCTGAGCCAGGTCGAAGCCGTCTGTGATCGCGTCGGCATTCTCCGGCAGGGAGAACTGGTCGCCGTCGACACTGTCGACGGTTTGCGCGATTCGGTCGGTGCCGAGACGACGCTCCGGGTGACCGTCCAGGGCCTGACCGACGATGCACGGGAAGCAGTCCGCGCGCTTGAAGGCGTCTCAGACCTCCAAGTCGAGGGAGAAACCTTGATCGCGTCGGTTTCAGACGGTGCGAAGACGTCGGTTATCACCACTCTCGAATCCGAGGGCGTCAGCGTCGCGGACTTCTCGACGGAGGAAGCCGACCTCGAACAGTTGTTCATGTCCTACACGGGAGGTGAGACGGCATGA
- a CDS encoding helix-turn-helix domain-containing protein yields MTDEEVLEDVASLLEDDCARGILAATSTRPMTAKELQEQCSVSGPTIYRRIEDLTELDLIEASTRPDTDGGHHEQMYVATLSEVSVRLQDGSYEVTVDRREPIADRFTRLVEEM; encoded by the coding sequence GTGACCGACGAGGAGGTACTGGAGGACGTCGCATCCCTCCTCGAGGACGACTGTGCACGCGGGATCCTCGCGGCGACGAGTACGCGGCCCATGACCGCAAAGGAGCTACAGGAACAGTGTTCGGTTTCAGGGCCGACGATCTATCGCCGGATCGAGGATCTCACCGAACTGGATCTGATCGAGGCCAGCACTCGGCCCGATACTGACGGAGGTCATCACGAACAGATGTATGTTGCGACTCTCTCGGAAGTTTCGGTGCGGCTACAGGATGGATCGTACGAGGTCACCGTCGACCGTCGAGAACCGATCGCCGACCGCTTTACGCGACTGGTGGAGGAAATGTGA
- a CDS encoding DUF5615 family PIN-like protein encodes MTRTLPEMTGWQFLLDENIDPKTATYLEKEGIHAEHVRDALWQGADDEEDILPYARDNQLIIVTSDVKDFGGLPPGAHASIVLLYDDTMPAYLVAAGLISMVDTYPNRDVFGGHEELDPWI; translated from the coding sequence TTGACCCGGACACTGCCTGAGATGACTGGGTGGCAGTTCCTCCTCGACGAGAATATCGATCCAAAGACAGCAACGTATCTGGAAAAGGAAGGGATTCACGCCGAGCACGTCCGCGATGCCCTTTGGCAGGGTGCTGACGACGAGGAAGATATTCTCCCGTACGCACGGGACAACCAACTGATTATTGTGACGAGTGATGTGAAAGACTTCGGTGGGTTACCGCCAGGGGCTCACGCTAGTATCGTTTTGCTCTACGACGATACGATGCCTGCGTATCTGGTTGCGGCTGGTCTTATTTCGATGGTCGATACGTATCCGAACCGAGATGTGTTCGGCGGCCACGAAGAACTCGATCCATGGATCTGA
- a CDS encoding DUF433 domain-containing protein, translating to MAERDTRRVARDLMSEPHIHGRRISVRQVYGLVEERSEAPEAIADRYDLDVADIYHALAYYHDHPREMRTVEQERDDAMEDFRESIVRPEGVDPDTA from the coding sequence ATGGCTGAGAGAGACACCCGGCGGGTCGCCCGCGATCTCATGAGTGAACCTCATATCCACGGGAGACGAATCAGCGTCCGTCAGGTGTACGGCCTCGTCGAAGAACGCAGTGAAGCTCCCGAAGCGATTGCGGATCGGTACGATCTCGATGTGGCCGACATCTATCACGCGCTGGCGTACTATCACGACCACCCGCGAGAAATGCGTACCGTAGAGCAGGAACGTGACGACGCCATGGAAGACTTCCGCGAGTCGATCGTCCGACCCGAGGGTGTTGACCCGGACACTGCCTGA
- a CDS encoding CBS domain-containing protein: protein MNGSNSVREVMTREYVGVSESDGAIETGRLLQQERTDGAVVLRGNDPVGTVSTGDVLEQLLETEDPESATVRDAMDATVPRIDIDDHIESAADQLLSSSVSLLIATDESDDVAGVITKDDLVRAVALSRDAEPNNGNLEPARTEGTAETDAGYSNQGICERCGALTSDLVSFNGQLLCNDCRDV, encoded by the coding sequence ATGAATGGGTCGAACAGTGTGCGGGAGGTGATGACGAGAGAATACGTCGGCGTCAGCGAGTCCGATGGGGCAATAGAGACCGGGCGCTTGCTACAACAGGAACGCACCGACGGTGCTGTCGTACTGCGGGGGAACGATCCCGTCGGAACAGTGTCTACCGGGGACGTACTTGAGCAGCTACTGGAGACGGAAGATCCGGAGTCTGCCACGGTTCGGGACGCGATGGACGCGACGGTCCCGCGTATCGACATCGACGATCACATCGAATCGGCCGCCGATCAGTTGCTTTCGAGTTCCGTCTCATTGCTGATCGCCACCGACGAAAGTGATGACGTCGCCGGGGTCATCACCAAAGACGACCTGGTACGCGCCGTTGCACTCAGTCGAGATGCAGAGCCCAACAACGGCAATCTCGAACCCGCAAGAACCGAAGGGACTGCCGAAACGGATGCCGGCTACTCCAATCAGGGAATCTGTGAACGATGCGGGGCGCTGACCAGCGACCTCGTGTCGTTTAACGGACAGCTACTCTGTAATGACTGCCGAGATGTCTAA
- a CDS encoding DUF5785 family protein produces MDWPHDPDGDAGSEGRRKYGQAIIAKKLDAEDFPVSTDAFLETYGDHPVRIDHEQVVSVADIFEHVEAAEFEDFPAFHTAVGEAMREADYWPLEREHA; encoded by the coding sequence ATGGACTGGCCGCATGATCCCGACGGCGACGCGGGAAGCGAGGGGCGACGCAAGTACGGACAGGCGATCATCGCAAAGAAACTCGACGCCGAGGACTTTCCCGTCTCGACCGACGCGTTCCTCGAAACCTACGGCGACCACCCTGTTCGGATCGATCACGAACAGGTCGTCAGTGTGGCCGACATCTTCGAACACGTCGAGGCCGCCGAGTTCGAGGACTTCCCCGCGTTCCACACGGCCGTCGGCGAGGCGATGCGCGAGGCCGACTACTGGCCCCTTGAACGTGAGCACGCCTGA
- a CDS encoding NAD(P)-dependent glycerol-1-phosphate dehydrogenase — MFEKSTWIRLPRNVLVGHDVLDRTVEAVEELHLTGRPLIVTGEIPREVAGNAVREQFANRGHEPAEVLVDEASFAAVQRVIDAAEDADADYLIGVGGGKPIDLTKMAADELGVGFVSVPTAASHDGIVSGRASVPEGTTRHSVAANPPVAVVADTGIIADAPWRLTTAGCADIISNYTAVKDWELARRLQDVTYSEYGGALSRMTAELLVEHAGSIKQGLEESAWIVVKALVSSGVAMSIAGSSRPASGAEHLFSHQLDRLVPDAALHGHQVGVGSIMIEYLHSGEHGEWRDIRDALAAIGAPTTAAELGIDAATVIEALTTAHEIRDRYTILGNGMSEPAAREAAEVTGVI; from the coding sequence ATGTTCGAGAAGTCGACGTGGATCCGATTGCCCCGGAACGTCCTCGTCGGACACGATGTCCTCGATCGGACTGTCGAGGCTGTCGAGGAACTCCACCTTACGGGCAGACCGCTGATCGTGACCGGCGAGATTCCGCGCGAAGTGGCCGGCAACGCCGTTCGCGAGCAGTTCGCAAACCGCGGCCACGAACCGGCGGAGGTCCTCGTCGACGAGGCGAGTTTCGCGGCCGTCCAGCGCGTGATCGACGCCGCAGAGGACGCCGACGCGGATTACCTGATCGGCGTCGGCGGGGGCAAACCGATCGACCTCACGAAGATGGCCGCCGACGAACTGGGCGTGGGCTTCGTCTCGGTTCCGACGGCCGCCAGCCACGACGGCATCGTCAGCGGGCGCGCGTCGGTCCCCGAGGGGACCACGCGTCATAGCGTCGCCGCAAACCCGCCGGTCGCCGTCGTCGCTGACACGGGGATCATCGCCGACGCACCCTGGCGACTCACCACGGCCGGGTGTGCCGACATCATCTCGAATTACACTGCCGTCAAGGACTGGGAGCTCGCGCGTCGACTGCAGGACGTCACCTACTCGGAGTACGGCGGCGCACTCTCTCGGATGACCGCCGAACTCCTGGTCGAGCACGCCGGCTCGATCAAGCAGGGTCTCGAGGAGTCGGCCTGGATCGTCGTCAAGGCGCTGGTCTCCTCCGGGGTCGCCATGTCGATCGCCGGCAGCTCCCGGCCGGCATCGGGTGCCGAGCACCTCTTCTCCCACCAGCTCGATCGACTGGTTCCGGACGCGGCGCTGCACGGACACCAGGTCGGCGTCGGCTCGATCATGATCGAGTACCTCCACAGCGGCGAGCACGGCGAGTGGCGGGACATCCGTGACGCGCTGGCGGCGATCGGTGCGCCAACGACGGCAGCCGAACTCGGCATCGACGCGGCGACCGTGATCGAGGCGTTGACCACCGCTCACGAGATCCGCGACCGATATACGATCCTCGGCAACGGGATGAGCGAACCCGCTGCCCGCGAGGCGGCCGAAGTCACTGGCGTCATCTGA
- a CDS encoding glycosyltransferase family 4 protein, giving the protein MRVAFVSMRTVRHRDTDGNRRLERLAGSLADRGHDVTVFCAAWWDDPADRREVDGVTYRAVTVAPARASFGARLPVLLARYRPDVIHARLYPLAGVFAASAGGTLARAPLVIDYYGDEGLSESRPLRQAFREATTVITPSELVRTRVREQGIPDERTTVIPDAIDFSLVSETVPAEETDVAFAHRLDDSANVESLLLALAELRNRDWSATIIGDGPLRADYERQAADLRIDDRITFAGECSRAERVAIYRGAHTFVQTAYREHFARELLWALAAGCVGIVEYQAESSAHELIENHPRSFHVTDPQELADAIVSAGDIERRTIDDAFESYDNDAILESYLDLYRRVQESHGLF; this is encoded by the coding sequence ATGCGGGTCGCCTTTGTCTCGATGCGGACGGTCCGTCATCGGGACACGGATGGGAACCGTCGGCTGGAACGTCTCGCAGGCAGCCTCGCCGACCGCGGCCACGACGTGACCGTCTTCTGTGCGGCCTGGTGGGACGACCCGGCCGATCGCCGGGAGGTAGACGGCGTCACCTACCGCGCGGTGACCGTCGCGCCCGCTCGCGCCTCCTTCGGTGCGCGTCTCCCCGTCTTGCTCGCGCGATATCGCCCGGACGTCATTCACGCTCGCCTGTATCCACTGGCAGGGGTGTTCGCCGCAAGCGCGGGTGGGACGCTCGCGCGTGCACCGCTGGTGATCGACTATTATGGTGACGAGGGGCTCTCGGAGTCTCGTCCTCTCAGGCAGGCGTTCCGTGAGGCAACGACGGTGATCACGCCGTCGGAACTCGTCAGGACCCGCGTCCGGGAGCAGGGAATCCCGGACGAACGAACGACAGTGATCCCGGACGCGATCGACTTCTCGCTGGTTTCCGAGACGGTACCTGCCGAGGAGACCGACGTCGCCTTCGCCCACCGACTCGACGACTCGGCCAACGTCGAGAGCCTGTTGCTCGCGCTGGCGGAATTGCGCAATCGGGACTGGAGCGCGACCATCATCGGTGACGGCCCGCTGCGAGCCGACTACGAACGCCAGGCTGCGGACCTCCGGATCGACGACCGGATCACCTTCGCCGGCGAGTGTTCCCGTGCCGAGCGCGTCGCGATCTACCGCGGTGCCCACACCTTCGTCCAGACCGCCTATCGCGAACACTTCGCCCGCGAGTTGCTCTGGGCGCTCGCGGCAGGGTGCGTCGGCATCGTCGAGTACCAGGCCGAATCGAGCGCCCACGAGTTGATCGAGAACCATCCGCGGAGTTTCCACGTGACCGATCCTCAGGAACTCGCCGATGCGATCGTCTCGGCCGGCGACATCGAGCGACGGACGATCGACGACGCCTTCGAATCCTACGACAACGACGCGATCCTGGAGTCGTATCTCGACCTTTATCGCCGAGTGCAGGAGTCTCACGGGTTGTTCTGA
- the folP gene encoding dihydropteroate synthase produces the protein MHYHEAANFLFDLRRFAPRPGTDATRELLAALDDPHESISAVQIAGSNGKGSTARMLEAVLREAGLDVGLYTSPHLDDVRERVRVNGRKIPKAALVEFIEEVEPYATDRAAAGDSPTFFETLTALACWEFDRQNVDVAILEVGIGGRYDATSVVDPIASAVTSVTLEHTDLLGDTVDEIARDKAAVAPTDAPLVTAATGDALAAIHDEVEDVIRIGSPDEDADLTVEHGGRDGIESPITLSGQEWHVETRLPLLGEHQARNAGVAAALARQVADVADETLATGLRRAHWPGRFEVLDREPLVVLDGAHNPGGCERVAETLDTFEYDELYLVVGAMCDKDHHGIADALPAPDHVTATHPDVDRAEDEQVVAHAFESETEADVRTRSDVAGALADTLDAAGPDDAVLVSGSLYAVREARTRWTRPNVPKRVESIPDAEAVLEGAHVTEAGTWRMRGKGVHRVLKTRVQPRQAQYLKEELLSLGGECAVSGLGDQDREHVDAVMMGTLAQFKRLAGKLDGQPYGLSPFADEIRESLEIGVAPDERGYPWEDGTAVMGILNVTPDSFHDGGEHNAVDEAIERAEEMIAAGVDIVDVGGESTRPGADPVPVEEERDRVVPVIERLASEDMTISIDTRKVDVAEAALAAGADILNDVTGLDDPAMAHLAAEHDVPIVVMHSIDTPVDPDHEVHYDDVVEDVIEELTERVLLAEKAGLDRSQILVDPGLGFGKTDAENFEVLDRLGEFEALGCPLLVGHSHKSMFEMIDRGPDERYEPTVAATALAAERGADVIRVHDVAANVAAVDIVEAADDPGSFED, from the coding sequence ATGCACTATCACGAGGCCGCAAACTTTCTCTTCGATCTGCGGCGGTTTGCCCCCAGACCGGGGACTGACGCCACTCGCGAGTTACTTGCGGCACTGGACGATCCACACGAGTCGATCTCGGCCGTCCAGATCGCCGGGTCGAACGGCAAAGGCTCGACCGCACGGATGCTCGAAGCCGTCCTCAGAGAGGCGGGCCTCGACGTGGGGCTGTACACCTCGCCGCATCTCGACGACGTTCGCGAGCGCGTCCGGGTGAATGGCCGGAAGATTCCGAAAGCGGCGCTCGTCGAATTCATCGAGGAAGTCGAGCCCTACGCCACCGACCGGGCCGCAGCCGGCGACTCGCCGACGTTCTTCGAGACGCTGACCGCGCTGGCGTGCTGGGAGTTCGACCGCCAGAACGTCGACGTCGCCATCCTCGAAGTGGGGATCGGGGGACGCTACGACGCCACGAGCGTCGTCGACCCGATCGCGAGCGCCGTCACGAGCGTCACGCTCGAACACACCGACCTCCTGGGCGATACCGTCGACGAGATCGCCCGGGACAAGGCTGCCGTCGCCCCCACGGACGCGCCGCTCGTGACGGCCGCGACCGGCGACGCGCTGGCTGCCATCCACGACGAAGTCGAGGACGTCATTCGTATAGGGAGCCCGGACGAGGACGCCGACCTGACGGTCGAGCACGGGGGACGCGACGGGATCGAGAGTCCGATCACGCTGTCGGGGCAAGAATGGCACGTCGAGACGCGACTCCCACTGCTGGGCGAGCATCAGGCACGCAACGCCGGTGTCGCGGCCGCCCTCGCACGACAGGTCGCCGACGTGGCTGACGAAACACTGGCTACCGGCCTGCGTCGCGCCCACTGGCCGGGCCGGTTCGAGGTGCTCGATCGCGAGCCCTTAGTCGTCCTCGACGGCGCTCACAATCCCGGCGGCTGCGAACGTGTCGCCGAGACGCTCGACACCTTCGAGTACGACGAGTTGTACCTGGTCGTCGGCGCGATGTGCGACAAGGACCACCACGGCATCGCGGACGCGCTTCCGGCTCCCGATCACGTCACCGCCACCCACCCGGACGTCGACCGCGCCGAGGACGAGCAGGTGGTCGCCCACGCTTTCGAATCCGAGACGGAAGCGGACGTCCGGACGCGCTCGGATGTCGCGGGCGCGCTCGCAGATACGCTCGACGCAGCCGGGCCGGACGACGCCGTGCTCGTCTCGGGATCGCTCTATGCCGTCCGGGAGGCCCGGACGCGCTGGACGCGACCGAACGTCCCCAAGCGCGTCGAATCGATCCCCGACGCCGAGGCGGTCCTCGAAGGTGCCCACGTCACCGAGGCCGGCACCTGGCGGATGCGTGGCAAGGGCGTCCATCGCGTGCTCAAGACCCGCGTCCAGCCACGGCAAGCCCAGTATCTCAAAGAGGAGCTGCTCTCGCTCGGCGGGGAGTGTGCGGTCTCCGGCCTCGGGGACCAGGATCGCGAGCACGTCGACGCCGTCATGATGGGCACGCTCGCGCAGTTCAAGCGCCTCGCCGGGAAGCTCGACGGCCAGCCCTACGGCCTCTCGCCCTTTGCCGACGAGATCAGAGAATCCCTCGAGATCGGCGTCGCGCCGGACGAGCGCGGCTACCCCTGGGAGGATGGCACCGCGGTCATGGGCATCCTGAACGTCACGCCCGACAGCTTCCACGACGGCGGCGAGCACAACGCCGTCGACGAGGCGATCGAGCGCGCCGAGGAGATGATCGCGGCGGGCGTCGACATCGTCGACGTCGGCGGCGAGAGCACCCGCCCCGGAGCCGACCCAGTCCCAGTCGAGGAGGAACGCGATCGGGTCGTTCCAGTGATCGAGCGCCTCGCAAGCGAGGACATGACTATCTCGATCGACACCCGGAAGGTCGACGTCGCCGAGGCCGCCCTGGCGGCCGGCGCGGACATCCTCAACGACGTCACCGGGCTCGACGACCCGGCGATGGCTCACCTCGCCGCCGAACACGACGTCCCGATCGTCGTGATGCACTCCATCGACACGCCGGTCGATCCAGACCACGAGGTCCACTACGACGACGTGGTCGAGGACGTCATCGAGGAGTTGACCGAGCGTGTCCTGCTCGCCGAGAAGGCCGGTCTGGATCGCTCTCAGATCCTCGTCGATCCCGGCCTGGGCTTCGGGAAGACCGACGCCGAGAACTTCGAAGTTCTCGATCGCCTCGGAGAGTTCGAAGCGCTCGGCTGTCCGCTGCTGGTCGGCCACTCGCACAAGTCGATGTTCGAGATGATCGATCGAGGCCCGGATGAGCGTTACGAGCCCACGGTGGCGGCGACGGCACTCGCCGCGGAGCGCGGTGCGGACGTGATCCGGGTGCACGACGTGGCGGCGAACGTCGCAGCGGTCGACATCGTGGAGGCAGCGGACGATCCCGGATCGTTTGAGGATTGA